A genomic region of Bactrocera dorsalis isolate Fly_Bdor chromosome 3, ASM2337382v1, whole genome shotgun sequence contains the following coding sequences:
- the LOC105230181 gene encoding uncharacterized protein LOC105230181, producing the protein MSKRMLSKVSAAILILTVIFYQAAAAPQDTVDAPASPEGRASDIDESDIEERALNFLNVNNWNEQAIDSRYNGADATALAYALNRIYTGTAASYKKMVKLQLYLFQKFDDAGDVNDKYYFNVAYYFLNIRKNKYYNSLTNEQKRKLNEYKSYLPPSLDFIFFQPNFCLMNRKYLQHMYAADRAIDGQRDYIFVFTNNNNNVNKRPWTTQVTDVSNDRQTKLKFTLKHNQSKRVAYLERNSYNGQSNMVAAWHSSFQQPNNADWTVELYQNQLIFKQNGRLICASDSMYNNNRRYVFGQGGHGNGNNAPECQWYAKECP; encoded by the coding sequence ATGTCAAAAAGAATGCTAAGCAAAGTGAGCGCagcgattttaattttaacggtAATTTTCTACCAGGCAGCAGCAGCGCCACAGGATACGGTGGACGCGCCTGCTTCACCAGAGGGTCGCGCCAGCGATATCGATGAGAGCGATATCGAAGAGCGCGCTTTGAATTTTCTAAACGTGAACAACTGGAATGAGCAGGCCATCGATAGCCGTTATAATGGCGCCGATGCGACCGCTTTGGCCTATGCTTTGAATAGAATCTACACTGGTACGGCCGCATCCTACAAGAAGATGGTCAAGTTGCAATTGTATTTGTTCCAGAAATTCGACGATGCCGGCGATGTGAATGACAAATACTATTTCAATGTGGCATACTACTTTTTGAATATCAGAAAGAACAAATACTACAACAGTTTGACCAACGAACAGAAGCGCAAATTGAACGAATACAAAAGCTATCTGCCGCCATCGCTCGACTTTATCTTCTTCCAGCCAAACTTTTGCTTGATGAATCGCAAATACTTGCAACACATGTATGCCGCCGACAGGGCCATTGATGGCCAACGTGATTATATTTTCGTCtttacaaacaataacaacaatgttaATAAACGCCCTTGGACAACGCAAGTGACCGATGTGTCCAACGATCGGCAGACGAAATTGAAATTCACGCTCAAACACAATCAATCGAAACGCGTCGCTTATTTGGAGCGCAACAGCTACAATGGCCAGTCTAATATGGTGGCCGCTTGGCACTCTAGCTTCCAGCAACCCAACAATGCCGACTGGACTGTGGAGCTCTACCAAAATCAGCTGATATTTAAGCAGAATGGACGCCTCATCTGTGCCAGTGACTCGatgtacaacaacaaccgaCGTTACGTGTTTGGGCAGGGCGGACATGGAAATGGCAATAACGCACCAGAATGTCAGTGGTATGCCAAGGAGTGTCCATGA